The Mucilaginibacter terrenus genome has a segment encoding these proteins:
- a CDS encoding FUSC family protein produces the protein MQNHKREITSFFYSQYFSDGLRISAGILIPSLAAMQFGEFDLGLTLSLGALCICAIDSPGPVLHKRNAMAAGNLLLFLVALITGYARLNVFTLGLEITLLSFLFSMLNVYGNRAAAVGTSSLLIMIFMMDKAIPPPQLPVFCLEILAGGVWYMVFSLVFFGIRPYRAAQQTLGENVADVARFLRIKADFYLPDTDIDENYRRLVLQQISVSNHQDAVREMLFQSRLMVKESTGASRILVLTFNDLVDMFEQIMATHYDYQHIREKFKDTGVLEEIASFLHVVADDLDNIGYAVLTNTRPRKLSSLNERLEQLKIKIDAVGADDRETSNLVLKKILINLRDVSKSISNIYKYYHSKASELLINSDKEVEYSKFVTHQDFAPHIFWDNFSLSSATFKHALRVALVCLVGFVTAKNVSLGGHSYWVLLTIIVILKPGFSLSKQRNYQRLIGTIAGGVIGILILNFIPNTTVQFIFFIVFMVGTYSFLRLNYVVSVIFMTPYVLILFKFLGVGLIDVAQERIVDTVIGSTIAFLASYLIFPTWEFQLVQENLKAVINANTNYLRKVRDSLSGEMVELTEYKLARKDVFVHSANLSATFERMTSEPKSKQIHIKDIHKFVVLSHILASYTANIASALIRTGRQKPHADMLKLVKRSIAVLKETSKKLSGEEPEPTIQKPAPPKSTEAPVPLSIDDELMKEQLGFINKIAVDISKVTENILR, from the coding sequence ATGCAAAACCACAAGCGGGAGATAACGAGCTTTTTTTACAGCCAGTATTTTTCGGACGGATTACGTATCTCGGCAGGGATATTAATACCGTCGCTTGCGGCCATGCAATTTGGCGAATTTGACCTGGGCTTAACCCTCTCACTCGGTGCACTTTGTATTTGCGCTATTGACAGCCCGGGGCCTGTATTACACAAACGCAATGCCATGGCTGCCGGCAACCTCCTATTGTTTTTGGTGGCGCTTATTACCGGTTACGCCAGGCTTAATGTGTTCACACTGGGGCTAGAGATAACGTTACTCTCGTTTTTGTTCAGTATGCTGAATGTATATGGCAACAGGGCCGCGGCAGTAGGTACATCGTCCTTACTCATCATGATATTCATGATGGATAAGGCAATACCCCCGCCCCAACTCCCTGTATTTTGCCTGGAAATACTTGCAGGTGGTGTTTGGTATATGGTATTTAGCCTGGTGTTCTTCGGCATACGGCCTTACCGGGCTGCACAACAAACGCTTGGAGAAAACGTGGCGGACGTCGCACGTTTTCTGCGTATTAAAGCAGATTTTTACCTGCCTGACACCGACATTGATGAGAACTACAGGCGCCTTGTGCTTCAGCAAATATCGGTAAGTAACCACCAGGACGCGGTGCGCGAGATGCTCTTCCAAAGCAGGCTAATGGTTAAAGAATCTACAGGAGCCAGCAGGATACTGGTGCTGACCTTTAACGATCTGGTGGATATGTTTGAGCAGATTATGGCTACACACTATGATTACCAGCATATACGCGAGAAGTTTAAAGACACCGGCGTACTGGAAGAGATAGCCAGCTTTTTACATGTAGTGGCAGACGATCTGGACAATATTGGCTACGCTGTACTCACCAATACCCGGCCGCGAAAATTGAGCAGCCTGAACGAACGGTTGGAGCAATTAAAGATTAAGATAGATGCTGTAGGCGCTGATGACCGAGAGACCAGCAATCTTGTTCTAAAAAAGATCTTGATTAACCTGCGCGATGTCAGCAAAAGTATATCAAACATTTATAAATATTACCACTCTAAGGCTTCGGAACTGCTGATCAACAGCGACAAAGAGGTGGAGTATTCTAAATTTGTTACCCACCAGGATTTTGCACCACATATTTTCTGGGACAACTTCAGCCTTAGTTCCGCGACGTTCAAACACGCGTTGCGGGTAGCCCTGGTATGTTTAGTTGGCTTTGTAACTGCAAAAAATGTGTCTTTAGGCGGACATAGCTACTGGGTACTGCTTACCATTATTGTAATCCTGAAGCCGGGGTTCAGCCTGTCCAAACAACGCAATTACCAAAGGCTCATTGGCACCATAGCTGGCGGTGTTATTGGTATACTTATCCTGAACTTCATACCCAATACCACGGTCCAGTTCATCTTCTTTATTGTGTTTATGGTGGGTACTTACAGCTTTTTACGGCTAAACTACGTTGTAAGCGTTATTTTTATGACGCCTTATGTACTTATCCTATTCAAGTTTTTGGGTGTGGGGTTGATAGATGTTGCGCAGGAGCGTATTGTAGATACCGTTATAGGATCTACCATCGCCTTTCTCGCCAGCTACCTTATTTTTCCCACATGGGAGTTTCAACTGGTGCAGGAAAACCTTAAAGCGGTTATTAACGCGAATACCAACTATCTCCGTAAGGTTCGGGACAGCCTTAGCGGTGAAATGGTTGAACTTACCGAATATAAGCTGGCCCGTAAGGATGTATTTGTACACTCAGCCAACTTGTCGGCTACGTTCGAGCGGATGACCTCGGAGCCTAAAAGCAAGCAGATACATATAAAAGATATACACAAGTTTGTTGTGCTGAGCCATATCTTGGCATCTTATACCGCAAACATCGCATCGGCACTGATACGTACCGGCAGGCAAAAGCCGCATGCTGATATGTTAAAGCTTGTAAAAAGAAGTATTGCCGTACTAAAGGAAACAAGCAAAAAATTAAGCGGAGAAGAACCGGAGCCAACTATACAAAAACCTGCTCCGCCAAAATCAACGGAGGCGCCTGTACCGCTTTCCATAGACGATGAGCTAATGAAAGAACAACTTGGCTTTATCAACAAAATAGCCGTGGATATTTCTAAAGTGACAGAAAATATTCTTCGTTAA
- a CDS encoding PhoH family protein produces the protein MMNKDGKKKIFVLDTSVILYDHNAFENFQEHDVAIPIQVLEELDNMKSGNDTRNFEARSFIRLMDRFSQNSLINQWTPLDGKTKGSFKVIMDVKNASADAEAVFGSEKIDHRILNAALGVQFEHPDKKVILVSKDICLRLKAKALNIHAEDYETGKVKNLDELYSGKTVLSKITEKLLGKLNKNDSLPADEFSIKPNAGNHFYILNSKNGNGATGFYNATTRQVEKVTEQPVLNIHPRNTEQALAIHALLHPDIKLVTIQGNAGTGKTLLALASALEQRKYYRQIFVTRPIVPLSNKDIGFLPGDVKSKIDPYMAPIWDNLKFIKDQFADDEKMRAKIDELVTNDKISITPLAFIRGRTLSKIFFIVDEAQNLTPHEVKTIISRAGENSKFVFTGDIYQIDTPYLDAESNGLSYLIDKAKGHPLYAHITLQKGERSELANLATELL, from the coding sequence ATGATGAATAAGGATGGGAAGAAAAAGATATTCGTACTGGATACATCAGTAATATTGTACGATCATAATGCCTTTGAGAACTTTCAGGAACATGATGTTGCTATACCTATCCAGGTGCTGGAAGAACTGGACAATATGAAGAGCGGTAACGACACCAGGAACTTTGAAGCGCGCAGCTTTATCAGGCTGATGGACAGGTTCTCTCAAAACTCGCTTATTAACCAGTGGACTCCACTCGACGGAAAAACCAAAGGCAGTTTTAAGGTGATAATGGACGTAAAGAACGCCAGCGCTGATGCTGAAGCCGTTTTTGGATCCGAAAAGATAGATCACCGGATATTGAATGCGGCGCTGGGCGTACAATTTGAGCACCCTGATAAAAAAGTGATTCTTGTTTCCAAGGATATTTGCCTGCGACTAAAGGCGAAAGCCCTAAATATTCATGCCGAGGATTATGAAACCGGCAAAGTAAAAAACCTTGATGAGCTTTACAGTGGCAAAACCGTACTTAGTAAAATAACCGAAAAGCTGCTGGGTAAGCTGAACAAGAACGACAGCCTGCCGGCCGATGAATTCAGCATTAAACCAAATGCGGGGAATCACTTCTATATACTCAACAGCAAAAACGGTAACGGCGCAACCGGCTTTTACAACGCAACTACCAGGCAAGTCGAAAAGGTAACAGAGCAGCCTGTGCTCAACATTCATCCGCGTAATACCGAGCAAGCGCTGGCGATACATGCACTGCTGCATCCGGATATAAAGCTGGTAACTATACAGGGAAATGCCGGTACCGGGAAAACGCTGCTTGCCTTAGCCAGCGCGCTGGAACAACGCAAGTACTATCGTCAGATATTTGTTACCCGGCCCATAGTGCCGCTGAGCAATAAAGACATCGGCTTTTTACCGGGTGATGTGAAATCAAAAATCGACCCGTATATGGCGCCGATATGGGACAACCTAAAGTTTATTAAAGACCAGTTTGCCGACGACGAGAAGATGCGCGCCAAGATAGATGAACTGGTAACCAACGATAAGATATCCATTACACCGCTGGCCTTCATCCGCGGGCGTACGCTGAGCAAGATATTCTTTATTGTAGACGAGGCACAGAACCTTACACCACATGAGGTGAAGACAATTATCTCCCGTGCGGGTGAAAACAGCAAATTTGTATTTACAGGCGACATTTACCAGATAGATACGCCGTACCTGGATGCGGAAAGTAATGGCTTATCCTACCTTATCGACAAAGCTAAGGGCCATCCATTGTACGCGCATATTACCCTGCAAAAAGGGGAGAGGAGCGAACTGGCTAACCTGGCAACTGAGCTGCTTTAA